In a genomic window of Plasmodium malariae genome assembly, chromosome: 4:
- the RPB2 gene encoding DNA-directed RNA polymerase II subunit RPB2, putative yields the protein MAVKIESSYILKEFVSPEAPKEEEESDEEQITEEDSWVVIGSFFGSHGLVNQQIESYNDFIEYRMQEIIDEHPQIEIRPQPQYRSDKEENNNIIYSLKFGQLSLDRPFYDERNMINKNLWPQEARLRNLTYSSAIYIDIEQNTYIIDEVTKKQILKEKFIYERINLGRIPLMLKSMFCWTKGLPENEIADMGECAFDQGGYFIVNGGEKVLVAQERMANNFIYVFKKKQPSKFGWIAEIRSQMEKSQATSAFSVKMKTKGGTGVGVSRGSSNSSSSKAGGQLVATLPYIRTEISVGILFRALGCTSDRDILQRIVYDFNDKLMINTLRETLEECIDYPTQDICLDFIGKRGPTVGASREKRILYAKELLRKEVLPHMGTGPGVESKKSYFIGYMINRLLLAELGRIKEDDRDHFGKKRLDIAGPLMASSFSTYFRKMAKDVRRVLQRQIDNNKPFDVAGAIRSCSQITQGMQYQLATGNWGKDKDGKVIRTGVAQVLNRLTYSSCLSHLRRLNTPLGREGKMAKPRQLHNTHWGMICPFETPEGQSVGLVKNLSLMCDISVGTSTNNIYEFLLEWGLESLDEVPPQLMKEKVKLFLNGKWVGCFNQIDNLIETLYELRRRCDISPEASIVRDVNSKEIKIFTDSGRAMRPLYVVKNVNGENRLKLTKEHVRNISKHPDTYNWDYLIQEGIIEYIDCEEEETTMISMFIDDLKTGTGYYNNYTHCEIHPSLILGVCASIIPFSDHNQSPRNTYQSAMGKQAMGIYVTNFNIRLDTLAHLLYYPQRPLVCTKVMEYLRFRDLPAGINAIVAIMCYTGYNQEDSLIMNQSSIDRGLFRSVFYRSYTSEEKQQGSLIIESFEKPSIRVVKNLKRADYTKLDDDGLIAPGIRVLGDDVIIGKVSPNIEDEDDIVIQRKVPTTQVYSSTGAISSSSLTSSSALSSSAAASSGGGHTSSSLSSSLLTRGNVDSPYASPIISSNVLDSPPDSPVSDKYSIDGGSGGGVVGAPSIISASPSSTTYYSTTAGGGDTYYASTNNAKYGTTAISTTTKDDTELPTLTISTSNILKQYKKDCSLSLRANENGVVDTVMLSSNSRGNKFAKVKVRSVRIPQIGDKFASRHGQKGTIGITYRIEDMPFSSDGTYPDIIMNPHAVPSRMTIGHLVECLSGKVAAIEGSEGDATPFSKITVQEISNKLHKLGYEKYGNDILYNGHNGKMLKSKIFIGPTYYQRLKHMVEDKIHARSRGPLTMITRQPTEGRSRDGGLRFGEMERDCMISHGSAKMLKERLFEESDAYRVHVCDNCGLCCIADINKNAYECTVCNSKTNISQIYIPYACKLLFQELMTMAIYPKLVLEDM from the exons ATGGCTGTTAAGATTGAATCATCTTATATCCTCAAGGAGTTTGTGAGTCCAG AGGCCCCCaaggaagaggaagaaaGCGATGAGGAGCAGATAACGGAGGAGGACAGCTGGGTTGTAATAGGGTCGTTTTTTGGTAGTCATGGATTGGTGAACCAGCAGATAGAGAGTTATAACGACTTTATAGAATATAGGATGCAAGAAATTATAGATGAACATCCACAGATTGAAATAAGACCACAACCACAATACAGATCagataaagaagaaaataataatataatatattctttaaaatttggACAGTTATCTTTAGATAGACCATTTTATGATGAAAGgaatatgataaataaaaatttatggcCTCAAGAAGCACGGTTACGTAATTTAACATACTCATCagctatatatatagacaTAGAACagaacacatatataatagatGAAGTAACAAAGAagcaaatattaaaagaaaaatttatatatgagaGGATAAATTTAGGGAGAATACCGTTAATGTTAAAATCAATGTTCTGTTGGACCAAAGGATTACCAGAAAATGAAATTGCAGATATGGGGGAATGTGCATTTGATCAAGGTGGTTACTTCATTGTTAACGGAGGAGAAAAGGTATTAGTAGCACAAGAACGAATGgctaataattttatttatgtatttaaaaaaaagcaacCATCGAAATTTGGATGGATAGCAGAAATTAGATCACAGATGGAAAAGTCTCAAGCGACTTCTGCATTTTctgtaaaaatgaaaaccaAAGGAGGAACAGGAGTAGGTGTATCTCGGggtagtagtaatagtagttCGTCCAAAGCAGGTGGACAATTAGTAGCAACATTACCATATATAAGGACCGAAATATCTGTTGGTATATTATTTCGAGCGTTAGGATGTACCTCAGATAGAGATATATTACAAAGAATTGTATATGATTTTAATGACAAGTTGATGATAAATACTTTAAGAGAAACATTAGAAGAATGTATTGATTATCCTACACAAGATATTTGTTTAGATTTTATTGGGAAGAGAGGACCTACTGTTGGTGCTTCTAGAGAAAAGAGAATTTTATATGCAAAGGAATTGCTACGTAAAGAGGTATTACCACATATGGGTACAGGTCCAGGGGTAGAAAgtaaaaaatcatattttatCGGTTATATGATAAATAGATTATTATTAGCAGAGTTAGGACGAATTAAAGAAGATGATAGAGATCATTTTGGGAAAAAAAGATTAGATATAGCTGGACCATTGATGGCAAGTAGCTTTTCAACGTACTTTAGGAAAATGGCAAAAGATGTAAGAAGAGTATTACAAAGACAAATAGATAACAATAAACCATTTGATGTAGCTGGTGCTATTAGGAGTTGTTCACAAATTACTCAAGGAATGCAGTATCAATTAGCTACAGGTAACTGGGGAAAGGATAAAGATGGAAAAGTAATCAGAACAGGTGTAGCACAAGTATTAAACCGGTTAACCTATTCTTCTTGTTTGTCCCATTTGAGAAGATTGAACACCCCTTTGGGTAGAGAAGGGAAGATGGCTAAACCAAGGCAATTACATAATACACATTGGGGTATGATATGTCCATTTGAAACACCAGAAGGACAATCCGTTGGTCttgttaaaaatttatctttAATGTGTGATATAAGTGTTGGTACCTctactaataatatatatgagttTTTATTAGAATGGGGTTTAGAATCCTTAGATGAAGTGCCTCCTCAATTAATGaaggaaaaagtaaaattgtTTCTAAATGGAAAATGGGTAGGATGTTTTAATCAAATTGACAATTTAATTGAAACATTGTATGAGTTAAGAAGACGATGTGATATATCACCTGAAGCATCTATTGTTAGAGATGTAAACagtaaagaaattaaaatttttaccgATTCGGGTAGGGCAATGAGACCATTATATGTTGTTAAGAATGTGAATGGTGAAAATAGATTGAAATTAACTAAGGAGCATGTTAGAAACATATCTAAACATCCAGATACGTATAATTGGGATTATTTAATACAAGAAGGCATTATAGAATATATTGACTGTGAAGAAGAAGAGACGACTATGATCAGTATGTTTATTGATGATTTAAAGACAGGTACAggatattataataattatactcATTGTGAAATACATCCATCCTTAATACTAGGCGTCTGTGCTTCTATTATACCATTTAGTGATCATAATCAAAGCCCTCGTAATACATATCAAAGTGCAATGGGTAAACAAGCTATGGGTATATATGttacaaattttaatatacgaTTAGATACATTAGCTCATTTGTTATACTATCCACAAAGACCATTAGTATGTACCAAGGTAATGGAGTACTTACGATTCCGGGATTTACCTGCAGGAATTAATGCTATTGTTGCAATTATGTGTTATACTGGATATAATCAAGAAGACAGTTTAATTATGAACCAGTCATCTATTGATAGAGGTTTGTTCAGGAGCGTATTCTATCGTAGTTACACCAGTGAAGAGAAACAACAAGGTAGTTTAATTATTGAGTCGTTTGAAAAACCGTCCATCAGAGttgttaaaaatttaaaaagagcAGACTATACAAAGTTAGATGATGATGGACTAATAGCTCCAGGAATTAGGGTTTTAGGAGATGATGTAATAATAGGAAAGGTATCACCGAACATCGAGGATGAAGATGATATAGTCATACAAAGAAAGGTGCCTACAACACAGGTTTATAGTAGCACAGGTGCTatctcttcttcttctttgaCTTCATCTTCTGCATTATCTTCTTCTGCTGCTGCTAGTAGTGGTGGTGGTCATACATCCTCTTCATTGAGTAGTTCTTTGTTAACACGTGGAAATGTTGATAGCCCGTATGCTTCTCCTATAATTTCATCAAACGTTCTGGACAGTCCTCCAGATTCACCTGTTAGTGATAAGTATAGTATTGATGGTGGTAGCGGTGGCGGTGTTGTTGGTGCACCAAGTATTATATCTGCTAGTCCATCCAGTACAACATATTATAGTACTACAGCTGGTGGAGGAGATACGTACTATGCAAGTACaaataatgcaaaatatGGAACAACAGCTATTAGTACCACTACAAAAGATGATACAGAATTACCAACGTTAACAATTAGTAcctcaaatatattaaaacaatataaaaaagattgTTCTTTAAGTTTACGAGCAAATGAAAATGGAGTAGTTGACACAGTTATGTTATCATCAAATAGTAGAGGAAACAAATTTGCTAAGGTAAAAGTACGTTCTGTCCGTATCCCACAGATAGGTGATAAATTTGCAAGTAGACATGGACAAAAGGGTACAATAGGAATTACATATAGAATTGAAGATATGCCATTTAGTTCAGATGGTACATATCCAGATATAATTATGAATCCACATGCTGTTCCATCTCGTATGACTATTGGGCATTTAGTAGAATGTTTGTCAGGAAAAGTGGCAGCAATAGAAGGAAGTGAAGGGGATGCAACACCATTTTCTAAAATAACAGTTCAAGaaatttcaaataaattGCATAAATTAGGATATGAGAAATATggaaatgatatattatataatggaCATAATGGGAAAATGttaaaatcaaaaatttttattggTCCGACTTATTATCAAAGGTTAAAACATATGGTTGAAGATAAAATACATGCTAGAAGTAGAGGACCTTTAACTATGATTACACGTCAACCAACAGAAGGAAGATCAAGAGATGGTGGTCTACGTTTTGGTGAAATGGAAAGAGATTGTATGATTTCACATGGTTCAGCAAAAATGCTCAAAGAAAGATTATTTGAAGAAAGTGATGCTTATCGTGTACATGTTTGTGATAACTGTGGTTTATGTTGTATTGCTGACATTAACAAAAATGCCTACGAATGTACTGTGTGTAATAGCAAAACGAACATTTCCCAGATTTACATTCCCTATGCATGCAAATTGTTGTTTCAGGAACTTATGACCATGGCTATATACCCCAAGCTTGTGCTCGAGGACATGTGA
- the PmUG01_04016800 gene encoding conserved Plasmodium protein, unknown function: MDKNEIRRRERLLRKNKERMKILLGKATHSDDEKEKGIIEKKQKDESLNDNNKNIIKMDNLNEVVNKQDGEEKCKKKLIDRSECSYGIHDDGAKSEGRIENRSKNGSLKEEKDEKLNEYIMITEKYVNNNDNINTTTEGEIRKRTPRIFHKRDDKNSSPYNDDKENNIHDDENNIHDDENNIHDDENNIHDDENNIHDDENNIHDDENNIHEDENKNDEKESNIQLVRYNYMGSTPRDTIGNVNVDWLKFAHFIVLLICSLLLSIFKLKYYDYKISFYNNKPMRMKNKFSHFMTSKIFFIYFSLLYNIMFSLIDAYSYFKKNNVNEKDIIEYIKNIKKKIKNESEALLFILNNGSTVAFFFVNIVKSYVLFIFLTHLFDDLLHNFLIRFYSSNLYKPVV, from the coding sequence ATGGACAAGAACGAGATAAGAAGAAGAGAAAGATTGctcagaaaaaataaagagcgGATGAAGATATTGCTTGGTAAAGCCACCCACAGTGAtgatgaaaaggaaaaagggaTCATTGAAAAGAAGCAAAAGGACGAAAGTTtgaatgataataataaaaatatcataaaaatgGATAACTTGAATGAAGTAGTAAATAAACAAGATGGGGAAGAGAAATGTAAGAAGAAACTGATTGACAGAAGTGAATGTAGCTATGGTATACACGACGATGGTGCAAAAAGCGAAGGGAGAATCGAAAATCGAAGTAAAAATGGAAGTCtaaaagaagagaaagaTGAAAAactaaatgaatatattatgatcactgaaaaatatgttaataataatgataatattaatacCACTACTGAGGGGGAGATACGTAAACGCACACCAAGGATTTTTCATAAAAGAGATGATAAGAATAGTAGCCCATATAATGATGACAAGGAAAATAATATCCatgatgatgaaaataatatccatgatgatgaaaataatatccatgatgatgaaaataatatccATGATGACGAAAATAATATCCATGATGACGAAAATAATATCCATGATGACGAAAATAATATCCATGAAGACGAAAATAAGAACGATGAAAAAGAGAGCAATATACAGCTGGTCAGGTACAACTACATGGGAAGTACCCCTCGGGATACAATCGGAAATGTCAATGTTGACTGGTTAAAATTTGCTCACTTCATCGTGTTATTAATTTGTTCACTTCTATTgagtatttttaaattaaaatattacgattataaaatttcattttacaaTAACAAACCTATgagaatgaaaaataagttttcccattttatgacgtccaaaattttttttatttatttttcccttttatataatataatgttttcATTAATCGATGCTTATtcgtattttaaaaaaaataatgttaatgAAAAGGACATAATAGAATATAtcaagaatataaaaaagaagataaagaATGAGTCGGAAgctttactttttattttaaataatggaTCGACagttgctttttttttcgtaaatattgtaaaatcgTATGtactgttcatatttttaactcACCTTTTTGATGACCTTTTACACAACTTTTTAATTCGTTTTTATTCATCAAATTTGTACAAGCCTGTAGTTTAA
- the PmUG01_04016900 gene encoding conserved Plasmodium protein, unknown function, which produces MNRKTRTHNNYKNKNSNDDKVDYKTDSAKYGRSSRKCSRSDEEDKRKEHNYAKSGRSSGGRRSGSSSGGRRSGSSSGGRRSRSSSGGRRSRSSSGGRRSRSSSGGRRSRSSSGGRRSRSSSGGRRSGSCSNGSISGRGYTNQSSTEGNGKYGMKYKYKEEHNYNKYNNDNRYSYMNDVGDKVNTKKSSDNKHMRRGTKVSTNNSDDYNKFSRGQNHDQVYNNNSNNNNSNNNNSNNNNSNNNNSNNNSNNNSNNSNSNSNSNNNNNTSSNLYSGYENNNGMHNNYNSNVEDNNAYNSNANFEGKVNGEFAVSHGERQQDPFGNDPYEEMGKNNINYGGNYSNNYNGYDNYSRDYRNDNPNTTRGGICYTNSFNGIYMNSYDNNDRHDYYDDCDYRYGYYHPYEPSAPMGNDLNAVDVNNKNSGEKANDGVDGSFNGSHINVNDEIHDLNEEEKCCLEDLLRRCEESRKDSSNSMNEWMLKRCDRLNNCKYISCYFYNKILKCVIFKNKLNLIFAYHELLRHLTLHSKKEELAEFKIYMNPIIQDAYTCAYYKDQNAINVLLQMVYKWKELQINNFQETKILLNIFHYDSTGSSIAMNNTGFNKNMMHPSSNLDNKNKNRDYYLNIGTNGPNKYLSNSSFHGKHHFHNKNFQSRDIPPPPPTAPPVGPPAGQHSGPPASFHSVHASSGAPPPPPAVPSSDFSKPPYLYDKYNKNEMGEYKQNYITNVVVEKDTSKNVEDITVGFLATLLKFISKKGKKLQNPLVPYTPIEISYTYQTPPSTTTSEKLNEKINDFYDELQHIINDTDVDSSDMSDTNDKMNAYENYKKLKKMKRMEKLKNMEKMKSGQGKMGNIKKNWGKEKIGKADEVVVMGELMKSEEKGKLGNEENNYHLADDEKEEQNYSSDDTNTTFSSIELLDNSMIELINDSNDKLRKNKKSKNVNFSQIAIENAQNWNEDSTPMVPNFEFYSLADMAEPNEQDVFEKYRRNKAYVYHEAIAQKFYDIKGKEI; this is translated from the coding sequence ATGAATCGAAAGACGCGAACGCacaataattacaaaaataaaaattcgaATGATGATAAAGTGGATTATAAGACAGATAGTGCAAAGTACGGGAGGAGCAGCAGAAAATGCAGCAGAAGCGACGAAGAGGACAAACGGAAAGAGCATAATTACGCTAAAAGTGGAAGAAGCAGTGGTGGTAGAAGAAGTGGAAGCAGCAGTGGAGGTAGAAGAAGTGGAAGCAGCAGTGGAGGTAGAAGAAGTAGAAGCAGCAGTGGAGGTAGAAGAAGTAGAAGCAGCAGTGGAGGTAGAAGAAGTAGAAGCAGCAGTGGAGGTAGAAGAAGTAGAAGCAGCAGTGGAGGTAGAAGAAGTAGAAGCAGCAGTGGAGGTAGAAGAAGTGGAAGCTGCAGTAATGGAAGCATAAGTGGCAGGGGTTATACCAACCAAAGTAGCACTGAAGGGAATGGTAAGTACGGTatgaaatacaaatataaggaagaacataattataataaatataacaacgATAACAGATACAGTTATATGAATGATGTAGGTGACAAAgtgaatacaaaaaaaagtagtgACAATAAACATATGAGAAGAGGTACTAAGGTAAGTACTAATAATTCGGATGATTATAACAAATTCAGTAGAGGTCAAAACCACGACCAggtgtataataataatagtaataataataatagtaataataataatagtaataataataatagtaataataataatagtaataataatagtaataataatagtaacaatagtaatagtaatagtaatagtaataataataataatactagtAGCAACTTGTACAGCGggtatgaaaataataatgggATGCATAATAACTATAACAGTAATGTGGAGGATAATAATGCATATAACAGCAATGCAAATTTCGAAGGAAAGGTGAACGGCGAATTTGCTGTGAGTCATGGGGAAAGACAGCAAGACCCATTTGGGAACGATCCGTACGAGGAGATGGGCAAGAATAATATCAACTACGGAGGAAACTACAGCAATAACTACAACGGCTACGACAACTACAGTAGGGATTATAGGAATGATAACCCAAACACAACTCGTGGTGGTATCTGTTATACTAATAGTTTTAATggcatatatatgaacagttATGATAACAATGACAGACATGACTATTATGATGATTGTGACTACCGATATGGCTACTACCACCCCTATGAGCCGAGCGCACCGATGGGAAACGATTTAAATGCTGTAGACGTTAACAACAAGAATTCGGGGGAAAAGGCTAATGATGGCGTTGATGGATCGTTTAATGGTTCTCACATAAATGTGAATGACGAGATACACGATTTGAATGAAGAGGAAAAATGTTGCTTGGAGGATTTACTAAGAAGGTGTGAAGAATCAAGGAAAGACAGCTCGAACAGTATGAATGAGTGGATGTTAAAGAGATGTGATAGATTAAATaattgcaaatatatatcttgctatttttataataagatATTAAAGTgtgtaatatttaaaaataaattaaatttaatttttgcatatCATGAATTGTTAAGACATCTTACCTTACATAGTAAGAAAGAAGAATTAGcagaatttaaaatatatatgaacccGATAATACAAGATGCATATACCTGTGCTTATTATAAAGATCAGAACGCGATAAATGTATTACTACAGATGGTATATAAGTGGAAAGAAttacaaattaataattttcaagAAACGAAAATACtgttaaatattttccattACGATAGTACTGGTAGTAGTATTGCTATGAATAATACaggatttaataaaaatatgatgcATCCTAGTAGTAATttagataataaaaacaaaaataggGACTATTATCTAAACATTGGTACTAATGGAcctaataaatatttatcgAATTCCTCTTTTCATGGTAAACATCATTTTCACAATAAGAATTTTCAAAGTAGAGATATCCCCCCGCCTCCTCCCACCGCACCTCCTGTTGGTCCACCTGCTGGACAGCATTCCGGACCTCCTGCTTCTTTTCATAGTGTTCATGCGTCAAGTGGTGCTCCCCCTCCCCCTCCTGCTGTTCCGTCGAGCGATTTTTCAAAACCACCCTACTTGTacgataaatataataaaaatgagatGGGTGAATACAAACAGAATTATATTACCAATGTTGTAGTGGAAAAGGATACGAGTAAAAATGTGGAAGACATTACAGTTGGCTTTTTAGCTACATTGCTAAAGTTCATTTCGAAAAAGGGAAAGAAATTGCAAAATCCACTTGTTCCATATACACCTATAGAAATTTCTTATACGTATCAAACACCTCCATCTACTACTACATCCGAGAAATTGAATGAAAAGATAAATGATTTTTACGATGAATTACAGCATATTATAAATGACACAGATGTAGATAGTAGTGATATGTCTGATACAAATGATAAGATGAATGCGTATGAAAATTACAAGAAATTGAAGAAGATGAAAAGgatggaaaaattaaaaaatatggaaaagaTGAAGAGCGGGCAAGGTAAGATGGGAAACATCAAGAAGAATTggggaaaggaaaaaattggaaaagcAGATGAAGTAGTAGTAATGGGTGAATTAATGAAAAGTGaagaaaagggaaaattGGGGAACGAAGAGAATAACTATCACTTAGCTGATGACGAAAAGGAAGAACAGAATTACTCAAGTGATGATACGAACACGACTTTTTCTTCTATCGAATTGCTTGATAATTCAATGATTGAACTTATAAATGACAGTAATGATAAGttaaggaaaaacaaaaaaagcaAGAATGTTAATTTCAGTCAAATAGCTATCGAAAATGCACAGAACTGGAATGAGGACAGTACCCCGATGGTACCgaattttgaattttattcATTGGCTGATATGGCCGAGCCGAATGAACAGGATGTTTTTGAAAAGTATAGAAGAAATAAAGCCTACGTATACCACGAGGCCATAGCCCAAAAGTTCTACGATATAAAAGGTAAGGAGATCTAA